From a single Solanum dulcamara chromosome 4, daSolDulc1.2, whole genome shotgun sequence genomic region:
- the LOC129886823 gene encoding serine/threonine-protein kinase BSK2, whose product MGCLQSKTVNVQSPDKEPSQDESKTDLANGDQVDQDQVPAFKEFSLAELRAATNGFSSELIVSESGEKAPNVVYRGKLRSNKLAAIKRFSRQSWPDAQQFVAEAAGVGKVRHKRLVNLIGCCAEGDERLLVAEYMPNDTLSKHLFHWEKQPLPWEMRVRVAYYIAQALDHCNAENRKIYHDLNAYRVLFDEEGDPRLSSFGLMKNSRDGKSYSTNLAYTPPEFLRTGRVIAESVMYSYGTVLLDLLSGKHIPPSHALDLIRGKNVLLLMDSSLEGQYANEDATALVELASKCLQYEARDRPEIKFILNAVEPLQKQEEVASHVLMGLTKTPVVLPTMLSPLGKACARMDLTAVHDILLKTGYKDEEGAENELSFQEWTQQVQDMLNTKKFGDIAFRDKDFKNAVDYYSKLVSMMSVPSGTVFVRRALSYMMNGQPELALRDAMQAQVCLPEWPTAFYMQALALSKLGMETDAQDMLNDGASFEAKKLNSWRN is encoded by the exons ATGGGCTGTTTACAGTCCAAAACTGTAAATGTTCAGTCCCCAGATAAAGAACCTTCTCAGGATGAATCAAAAACAGATCTTG CTAATGGGGATCAAGTAGACCAGGATCAAGTGCCTGCATTCAAGGAATTTAGTCTTGCAGAACTCCGAGCTGCGACAAATGGCTTTAGCAGTGAATTAATAGTTTCTGAAAGTGGTGAGAAAGCTCCCAACGTTGTCTACAGAGGGAAGCTTCGTAGCAACAAGCTAGCTGCCATCAAACGCTTCTCCAGACAGTCGTGGCCTGACGCTCAACAGTTTGTG GCAGAGGCAGCTGGAGTTGGCAAGGTTCGGCACAAGAGATTGGTGAATCTAATTGGCTGTTGTGCAGAGGGAGATGAACGCCTATTGGTTGCAGAATACATGCCTAATGATACACTCTCAAAGCATCTCTTCCACT GGGAGAAACAACCATTGCCTTGGGAGATGCGAGTAAGAGTTGCATACTATATTGCACAGGCTCTGGATCATTGCAATGCTGAAAACAgaaagatatatcatgatttgaaTGCTTACAGAGTTCTTTTTGATGAG GAAGGTGACCCTCGATTATCTAGTTTCGGTCTAATGAAAAACAGCAGAGATGGAAAGAGCTATAGCACCAATCTTGCTTATACGCCTCCTGAGTTTTTGCGCACAG GCCGGGTAATCGCAGAAAGTGTGATGTACAGCTATGGGACTGTTCTGCTGGACCTGTTGAGTGGAAAGCATATACCACCAAGCCAT GCACTAGACTTAATTAGGGGTAAAAATGTGTTGTTATTAATGGATTCATCCTTGGAAGGACAATATGCCAATGAAGATGCAACAGCATTGGTTGAACTTGCTTCAAAGTGTCTCCAATATGAGGCTAGGGATAGACCTGAAATCAAGTTCATTCTTAATGCAGTGGAGCCCCTTCAGAAGCAGGAGGAG GTCGCGTCACATGTTCTGATGGGTCTAACAAAAACTCCAGTGGTGCTTCCAACCATGCTCTCTCCTCTCGGAAAGGCTTGTGCGAGGATGGACCTCACTGCTGTCCATGATATCTTGCTTAAAACAGGTTATAAAGATGAGGAGGGTGCTGAAAATGAG CTCTCATTCCAAGAATGGACGCAACAAGTTCAAGATATGTTAAATACCAAGAAATTTGGGGATATTGCTTTCCGGGACAAGGACTTCAAGAATGCAGTTGACTATTACTCTAAG TTGGTATCAATGATGTCTGTTCCTTCTGGCACTGTTTTTGTGAGGCGAGCCCTTTCCTACATGATGAATGGCCAACCAGAGCTCGCACTGAGGGACGCTATGCAAGCCCAGGTTTGCTTACCCGAGTGGCCTACTGCATTCTATATGCAGGCTCTTGCCCTATCTAAGCTTGGCATGGAAACTGATGCACAAGACATGCTCAATGATGGAGCCTCCTTTGAAGCAAAGAAGTTAAACAGTTGGCGTAACTGA
- the LOC129886825 gene encoding uncharacterized protein LOC129886825 — MDKKESGKEISEEVTRESLIAISYSEPEKDPSIESAPENSNYEYVVKSLNDVRDDKFRSELISISYAESPDTEVQPGK, encoded by the coding sequence ATGGATAAGAAAGAATCTGGCAAGGAAATATCTGAGGAAGTGACTCGGGAGTCACTAATCGCCATATCATACAGTGAGCCAGAGAAGGATCCTTCTATTGAATCTGCACCTGAAAATTCCAACTATGAGTATGTGGTAAAATCTCTTAACGACGTCAGAGATGATAAATTCAGGTCGGAGTTGATCTCGATATCCTATGCAGAGTCACCAGACACTGAAGTTCAACCTGGAAAATAA